The following are encoded in a window of Rubellicoccus peritrichatus genomic DNA:
- the serS gene encoding serine--tRNA ligase → MIDIRLLREDPESLRNAIAKKKFAVDLDAVLVLDEKRREAIQKAESRRSEQKTASKEVGQFKDKKSPEFQEKLKAMKAMADEVKALEAEAAALETQWKELVLGIPNMPHESVPVGKTEDENVVAAEWGSKGDCSAQAIPHWDIPWFNQAVDFERGVVATGAGFPFYVGDMARLVRSLISFFLEEANNAGFVEMLAPLMVNAASATATGQLPDKEGQMYHMPTEDFYMIPTAEVPITNFFRDQTFDEKELPVYRCGYTPCFRREAGSWGSHVRGLNRLHQFDKVELVKWTHPETSFEELESLKAHSETLLQKLGLPYRVLLMCTGDIGFPHAKQYDLEVWAAGQERWLEVSSCSNFTDFQARRAGIRYRPSGGGKAEIVHTLNGSALAIPRVLAAILENNYQEDGSVKIPDCLNKWFGGDSLKPA, encoded by the coding sequence ATGATTGATATTCGTCTGCTCCGAGAAGACCCTGAAAGCCTTCGCAACGCCATTGCGAAGAAGAAATTTGCCGTGGACCTGGATGCCGTCCTTGTCCTTGACGAGAAACGCCGGGAGGCGATTCAGAAGGCAGAGTCACGTCGATCTGAGCAAAAAACAGCCAGTAAGGAAGTTGGTCAGTTTAAGGATAAGAAGTCCCCTGAGTTTCAGGAGAAACTGAAGGCGATGAAAGCAATGGCTGATGAGGTCAAGGCTCTCGAAGCTGAAGCTGCGGCACTTGAGACCCAGTGGAAGGAGCTGGTTCTTGGTATTCCCAATATGCCACACGAAAGCGTGCCGGTAGGGAAAACTGAGGACGAAAATGTCGTTGCAGCGGAGTGGGGGAGCAAGGGCGATTGTTCTGCGCAGGCCATCCCGCATTGGGATATTCCCTGGTTTAATCAGGCTGTGGACTTTGAGCGTGGTGTCGTGGCAACCGGCGCAGGTTTCCCATTTTACGTGGGTGACATGGCGCGTCTGGTGCGCTCATTAATTAGTTTCTTTTTGGAAGAAGCTAACAACGCCGGGTTTGTTGAAATGCTTGCGCCGTTGATGGTCAATGCGGCCAGTGCCACCGCCACGGGACAATTGCCGGATAAGGAAGGTCAGATGTATCACATGCCGACGGAGGATTTTTACATGATCCCGACGGCGGAGGTCCCGATTACCAATTTCTTCCGTGATCAGACCTTTGATGAGAAGGAGTTGCCGGTTTATCGCTGTGGTTACACGCCTTGTTTTCGTCGTGAAGCCGGAAGCTGGGGCAGTCATGTGCGTGGGCTGAATCGCCTGCACCAGTTTGACAAGGTAGAGCTGGTTAAGTGGACACACCCGGAAACGAGTTTTGAAGAACTGGAGAGCCTGAAAGCGCATTCCGAAACGTTACTGCAAAAGCTCGGCCTGCCGTATCGTGTGCTCTTGATGTGCACAGGAGATATTGGTTTCCCTCACGCCAAGCAGTATGACCTCGAAGTATGGGCTGCCGGTCAGGAACGCTGGCTGGAGGTATCCAGTTGCTCTAACTTCACTGATTTTCAGGCACGCCGTGCCGGTATTCGTTATCGTCCATCTGGTGGCGGTAAGGCTGAAATCGTCCATACGCTGAATGGCTCTGCTCTGGCGATTCCACGTGTGCTGGCCGCTATTCTGGAGAACAACTATCAGGAAGACGGCTCAGTTAAGATTCCGGACTGCCTGAACAAGTGGTTTGGTGGCGATTCGCTTAAGCCTGCCTGA
- the dtd gene encoding D-aminoacyl-tRNA deacylase encodes MRAVVQRVSKASVSVEDKVKGEIGPGLLLFLGISQDDTGDEIEWLAQKVASLRVFEDEDGKMNRSVMDIDGGVLVISQFTLYGHLKKGTRPSFNRAGPPEKAIPLYERFIGTLSAKLGKFVPSGEFGAMMVIDAVNHGPVTLIIDTTQKDF; translated from the coding sequence ATGCGTGCCGTTGTTCAAAGAGTTTCCAAAGCCTCCGTATCTGTCGAAGATAAGGTCAAAGGCGAAATCGGTCCTGGTTTGCTTCTGTTTCTGGGGATCAGCCAGGATGATACAGGTGATGAGATTGAATGGTTGGCGCAAAAGGTGGCCTCATTGCGTGTCTTTGAAGATGAAGACGGTAAGATGAACCGTTCAGTCATGGACATTGATGGCGGTGTCCTTGTCATCAGTCAGTTCACGCTCTATGGCCATTTGAAGAAAGGCACCCGTCCGTCATTCAACCGGGCTGGTCCACCGGAAAAGGCCATCCCGCTTTACGAGCGTTTTATCGGAACCCTCTCTGCCAAGCTTGGCAAATTTGTGCCTTCTGGGGAATTCGGTGCGATGATGGTCATCGATGCAGTCAACCACGGACCAGTGACCTTGATCATTGATACAACGCAGAAGGATTTTTGA
- a CDS encoding TIGR01777 family oxidoreductase, producing the protein MKIAITGASGLVGQALSESLKKDGHMVLPISRSSGDDIVCWNPEAGTIEKEKLHGCDAIVNLAGEGIAQRWTSEVKRRILDSRIKSTRLIAETAASLEPKPKALINASAIGIYGYKKREAVDEDSSYGTGFLADVCKEWEPQTNAAEDAGIRVAQIRIGIVLSPKGGALAKMITPFKAGVGGPVGNGKQIASWIALDDLVHVFRLAIENDSVSGVINAVAPNPVSNREFATVLGQVLGRPSLVPAPAIAVKLAFGEMAAETVLSDLEVKSRRLPELGFEFQYPTLPEALKYLLVCG; encoded by the coding sequence ATGAAAATTGCTATTACAGGAGCCAGTGGTCTGGTTGGGCAGGCACTCTCTGAGTCTTTGAAAAAAGACGGGCACATGGTTTTGCCCATTTCACGTAGCAGTGGAGATGATATCGTTTGTTGGAATCCTGAGGCTGGAACGATTGAGAAAGAAAAACTCCATGGTTGTGACGCAATTGTCAATTTGGCCGGGGAGGGCATTGCTCAGCGTTGGACGTCTGAGGTGAAGCGTCGTATCCTTGATAGCCGAATCAAGAGCACACGCCTTATTGCTGAGACTGCGGCGAGTTTGGAGCCGAAGCCCAAGGCCTTGATCAACGCCTCTGCTATCGGCATTTATGGTTACAAAAAGCGTGAGGCTGTCGACGAGGATTCATCTTATGGCACTGGTTTCCTGGCCGATGTTTGCAAAGAGTGGGAGCCCCAAACCAATGCAGCGGAAGATGCCGGGATTCGTGTTGCGCAAATCCGAATCGGCATCGTGCTTTCACCAAAGGGCGGAGCACTGGCCAAGATGATCACTCCCTTCAAGGCAGGTGTTGGTGGACCGGTTGGTAATGGCAAACAGATCGCGAGCTGGATTGCACTCGATGATCTGGTGCATGTTTTCCGTCTGGCGATTGAAAACGATTCGGTGAGCGGAGTTATCAATGCGGTTGCCCCGAATCCCGTGTCCAACCGCGAATTTGCCACTGTGCTTGGACAGGTCCTTGGGCGTCCCAGTCTTGTGCCAGCCCCCGCCATTGCGGTAAAGTTAGCTTTTGGTGAAATGGCAGCCGAAACGGTTCTCTCTGATCTTGAAGTCAAAAGCCGCCGGCTCCCTGAGCTTGGTTTTGAGTTCCAATACCCAACCTTGCCCGAAGCTTTGAAGTATTTGTTAGTCTGTGGCTAG